AGCAAGGCTCCGGAACTCTTCGAAAAGAGTGCCAACGTCTACGTTCGCATGGCAGAAGAGGATGTCATCGGCAAGGCTGCTTACATTAAGGCGTTTAATGTTGACGACCTAAAGAGCTTTGTTGCCGACACTACTGCAGAAGAAACAGAGGCTTAAATGCTTTTGAATATTGACCGAAGGCTGCATCATGAGCATCATGGTGCAGCCTTTTTCATGCTCTTTTCATTACTTCCCCTGCCCTGGAATGCCTGTAAGAGAATAATATGTTAATGCTTTTCAAGGATGTTTACAATTGCCCTTGCATAGCTTGCGTATTTGAAAAACCTTTTCTCTTTGGTCAGAATACGCGCCGTTTTTCAACAGTTTACAATACTTTGACAATCAGGATGTTATATAATTTGTTGCGGAAAACGATGCAAAATCACATGAAAAAACGATGCAATTTGTATTGAATTACCCTGCAATTACATTCATTTTAGCGCGCAATTTGATGCAAATAGCGGCGTAATCTGCGTCAAGTTACATGACTTTATGACTTAAATGGTCTGCCGGGGAGAATAGAATAGCAAAATCAAGTCAGTTTTTTCGTCTTTCATTTTGTAGATGGTGAGGTTTTGAAGTGTTAAAAACAGGACAACAATATTTACAAAAACAGACCGCTTCGAGTGTGGAGTTTCTTTGCAGATATGTCTGTGAAGAGGCATGCGTTGATGCAGAAAGAGCGGAGAAAAAGAGTGTTTCGTGGTATGAAGAAAAGGCGATAGTAAGACTTGATGAATGGGATTTCCTGCGATGTCATGCGCTGTAATCTTCTCTTGGCTTGGCGGTTGTGATGCTATTGTGGCCTAATGACACTAAGATTTATTTTTTGTTAAATCGCCACTTGCGGGATAAACCATGGAAGGAGAATATGGTCTAAAGCATAAATCTCTTTGATGCTGAAGACCGTTTAGCTTGTTATCCACTGCATAAAGGCAGGAATGATGCAACGAGATAATTGCATATTTGGGGATTGATGACGATTGTCATGTGGAAATAAAATAAGATAATACGGATAAGAAACAATGAAAAAGATCAGTAAGGTTTGGTATATTGTAGCTGTAGTCCTCGTAGTTGCCGTTTCTGTATGGGCGTTTTCAGGCTCGAAGAGAAAGGAACAGGTTGATTTTGTCACGGAGAAAGTGGCTCCTGCCAATATTCAAAGCAGCATCACGGCAACGGGAACGATAGAGCCGGTGACGAGTGTTACCGTTGGTACTCAGGTGTCTGGCATCGTCAGTAAACTGTATGTAGACTATAACAGCGTGGTCAAGAAAGGGCAAGTGATAGCCGAACTTGACAAATCTAACCTGATGAGCCAGCTCAATTCGGCCAAAGCTAATCTTCAACAGATGCAGGCTAACCTGCGAAAAGCACAGGAAGATTTGGCTTATCAGCATGCAAACTTCAATCGTTACAAGACATTATACAACAAAGGTTTAGTGTCGGCGAATGATTTTGAGACTGCACTTTTGAGTTATCAGACGGCATCTCAGAGTGTAAGTTCTGTCAGACAGCAGGTCAACGCCGCGCAGGAAGAGGTGAAACGGGCACAGACCAATCTTGGTTATGCAACCATTACATCGCCTATTGACGGCATTGTGCTTTCCAAAAGTGTTGAAGAAGGCCAGACCGTTGCAGCCAGTTTCAGTACTCCCGAGCTGTTTACCATTGCGCAAGACCTTACCAATATGCAGGTGGTTGCTAATGTAGATGAGGCTGATATTGGCGGTGTAAAGGAGGGCGAACGCGTCACATTTACCGTGGAAGCCTATCCCGATGAAACCTTTCAAGGCACGGTAAAGCAAGTCAGACAAGAGGCAACGACGACGAATAATGTTGTGACTTATGAAGTTGTTATCAGTGCTCCGAATGCCAATCTGAAATTGAAACCAGGATTGACAGCCAACGTAACCATCTTCACAGCAGAGCGTTCAGGCGTGCTTAGTGTGTCAAGTAAGGCCCTGCGTTATACGCCAACGAAGGAGACGGTGGGGCATATGAAGATTGTAGATGGCGGTGGAAAGTCGAAAGTTTGGGTCATTGAGGGGAATACTATCAAGTCTGTTCCTGTGAACATTGGCATGACCGACGGCACACATACGCAGATACTGTCGGGTGTAAGCCGTGGACAAGTGATTGTTACCAGCGTTTCAGCCGTGACGAATGAGGACGAAACAACGGCCAACAGCAGTGACCAGAGTCCGTTTGGACCTAAGGGTCCCGGACAAAAGAAGAAGTAATCGTGACGTAGAATGAAAGGAAAAGCGAATATGAATGACATGGTTGACGAGAAGAAAGTCATCATAGAGTTGCAGAATGTGAAGCGAGACTTTATGGTTGGTGACGAACTTGTGCATGCCTTGCGTGGCGTTTCGTTCAAGATTATGAAGGGGGAATTCGTTACAATCATGGGTAAATCCGGCTCAGGAAAGTCTACATTGCTCAATCAGTTGGGCTGTCTTGACACGCCAAGTAGTGGAGAATATTATTTAGATGGCATCTCTGTGCGCAATATGTCAAGGAGTCAGAGAGCGGTTCTGCGTAATAGAAAGATTGGTTTTATATTCCAGAACTATAACCTTCTGCCCAAGACGACGAGCGTGGAGAACGTGGAACTGCCGCTGATGTATAATGCAAGCGTGTCTGCAGAAGAGCGGACGGCGCGTGCAATAGAGGCATTAAAGGCTGTGGGATTGGGCGAACGACTCTATCATAAGTCTAATCAGATGTCGGGAGGACAGATGCAACGTGTGGCTATTGCACGTGCATTGGTCAACAATCCGGCGGTGATTCTGGCCGATGAAGCAACAGGTAACCTTGATACTCGTACCTCGTTTGAGATTCTTGTGCTGTTCCAGAAACTGCATGCAGAGGGTAGAACCATCATATTTGTAACCCATAATCCTGATATAGCCCGTTATTCCAGCCGGAATATCCAGTTACGTGACGGTAGAGTTATCAGTGATGAGTATAACAACAACATTCAGAGTGCAGCGGAAGGACTGGCTGCCTTGCCTGCAAACTCTGATGAATAAAACAGCTGTTCATTATGAATTATATCAATCTTATTAAGATAGCAGTACGCGCAATCCTTGCAAATAAGATGCGATCTTTCCTCACTGCGTTGGGCATTATCATTGGAGTGGCATCGGTTATCACGATGCTTGCCATCGGACAAGGCTCCAAAAAGAGCATTCAAGAGAATGTAGCGCAGATGGGATCTAATATGATTATGATTCATCCAGGTGCTGATATGCGAGGCGGTGTGCGTCAAGATGCCTCTTCAATGGAGACATTAAAGATGCAGGACTATAACAATATCAAGGATCAATGCGATTATATCAAAGCGATAAGTCCAGTGGTAAGCAGTAACGGTCAATGGATTTATGGCAACAACAACACACCTTCGAGCATCTATGGGGTTAATCAAGACTATTTGGAAATACGTCAGTTGAGTGTTGAAGACGGTGAGATGTTCACCGAAAATGACATTAAAGGCGCTGCGAAAGTATGCGTTGTAGGGCAAACAGTGGTAGATAATCTGTTTTCTAATGGGGCAGATCCCGTCGGTAAAGTGGTTCGTTTCGGGTCTATTCCCTTTCGTATCGTGGGCGTACTCAAGAAGAAAGGCTATAATTCTATGGGCATGGATCAGGACGATTTGGTGCTTGCGCCATATACAACTGTGATGAAACGTATCCTTGCTCAAACCTATTTAAGTGAGATACAGTGTTCTGCTATCACGGAAGACCTTACAGAAAAGGCCATAGAACAACTTACAGAAATACTGCGTAGGGACCATAAATTAAAGGATGCTACTGACACTTCAGAGGCTGATGCCGATGACTTTAACATCCGATCTCAGGAAGAACTATCTTCAATGATGAACTCGACGACCGACACAATGACTGTTCTTCTGGGCTGTGTCGCAGGGATTTCGCTGATAGTTGGAGGCATTGGAATCATGAATATCATGTATGTTTCGGTGACAGAACGCACTCGTGAGATTGGTCTTCGTATGAGTGTAGGTGCCCGTGGCGTTGATATTCTGAATCAGTTCCTTATCGAAGCCATCTTACTTAGCGTCACGGGAGGTCTTATTGGCGTAGTAATTGGCATCGGAGCATCGTATAGTGTCAAGCTGATAGCACATTGGCCAATCTATATTCAAGCTTGGAGTATCGTCATGAGCTTTGCTGTTTGCACGCTCACCGGTGTGTTCTTCGGTTGGTATCCGGCCAAGAAAGCGGCGCAATTAGACCCTATTGAGGCCATTAGATATGAGTAAGCAGGAGGCAGAAAGGCTCTTGCCAAAAGATAACCCCCAGTCTTTTGCTTTGTTTTGGCATGCAAGTTTGCGGGCAAAGTCAAAGCAAAAGATTAGGGGTTAAATTATTCTTATGAGTTGAAACAGGTTCCTATTTATTTCTCCGGCACTTCAATAAGCACTTGTTTCAACAGTTTCCAGAAAGGTTCTACGGTTGAAATCTGGCAACGTTCATTAGTTGTGTGAGGGCTAAGAAGCGTTGGACCGAGGCTGACAACATCCATGTTAGGATATTTTTCCAAGATAACAGAACACTCAAGTCCTGCGTGATCAACCTGCACAATCGCCTCTTTGCCATTCTGTTCCTTATAGATACGTTTCAGCATGTTAAGGATTTCGCTGTTTGGATTGGGGTCCCAACCGCCATAACTGCCGCTGGCTTCAACTTTCATTCCAGCCATGTTGAAACAGCTTTCGAGTGTCTTTACAGCATAATCTTTCATGTCTTCGCGTGATGAACGCACAAGAATCTTGAAGGCAGCCTTGCCATTTTCTATTTTAATAATGGCCAAGTTGCTCGATGTTTCAACGACATCGGGATAGGCAGGTATCATTCGAACCACCCCATTATGACATGCATAGATAGCATCAATGAGGTTATCTTGTATCTCAACAGGCACTTCTGTCTTCGGAGTTTCTACCTTTTCAGCAA
The nucleotide sequence above comes from Segatella oris. Encoded proteins:
- a CDS encoding efflux RND transporter periplasmic adaptor subunit, which produces MKKISKVWYIVAVVLVVAVSVWAFSGSKRKEQVDFVTEKVAPANIQSSITATGTIEPVTSVTVGTQVSGIVSKLYVDYNSVVKKGQVIAELDKSNLMSQLNSAKANLQQMQANLRKAQEDLAYQHANFNRYKTLYNKGLVSANDFETALLSYQTASQSVSSVRQQVNAAQEEVKRAQTNLGYATITSPIDGIVLSKSVEEGQTVAASFSTPELFTIAQDLTNMQVVANVDEADIGGVKEGERVTFTVEAYPDETFQGTVKQVRQEATTTNNVVTYEVVISAPNANLKLKPGLTANVTIFTAERSGVLSVSSKALRYTPTKETVGHMKIVDGGGKSKVWVIEGNTIKSVPVNIGMTDGTHTQILSGVSRGQVIVTSVSAVTNEDETTANSSDQSPFGPKGPGQKKK
- a CDS encoding ABC transporter permease, which translates into the protein MNYINLIKIAVRAILANKMRSFLTALGIIIGVASVITMLAIGQGSKKSIQENVAQMGSNMIMIHPGADMRGGVRQDASSMETLKMQDYNNIKDQCDYIKAISPVVSSNGQWIYGNNNTPSSIYGVNQDYLEIRQLSVEDGEMFTENDIKGAAKVCVVGQTVVDNLFSNGADPVGKVVRFGSIPFRIVGVLKKKGYNSMGMDQDDLVLAPYTTVMKRILAQTYLSEIQCSAITEDLTEKAIEQLTEILRRDHKLKDATDTSEADADDFNIRSQEELSSMMNSTTDTMTVLLGCVAGISLIVGGIGIMNIMYVSVTERTREIGLRMSVGARGVDILNQFLIEAILLSVTGGLIGVVIGIGASYSVKLIAHWPIYIQAWSIVMSFAVCTLTGVFFGWYPAKKAAQLDPIEAIRYE
- a CDS encoding ABC transporter ATP-binding protein, with translation MKGKANMNDMVDEKKVIIELQNVKRDFMVGDELVHALRGVSFKIMKGEFVTIMGKSGSGKSTLLNQLGCLDTPSSGEYYLDGISVRNMSRSQRAVLRNRKIGFIFQNYNLLPKTTSVENVELPLMYNASVSAEERTARAIEALKAVGLGERLYHKSNQMSGGQMQRVAIARALVNNPAVILADEATGNLDTRTSFEILVLFQKLHAEGRTIIFVTHNPDIARYSSRNIQLRDGRVISDEYNNNIQSAAEGLAALPANSDE